A portion of the Pseudorasbora parva isolate DD20220531a chromosome 1, ASM2467924v1, whole genome shotgun sequence genome contains these proteins:
- the LOC137087990 gene encoding C-type mannose receptor 2-like, with product MEQTLYLVLLLIALCSISECVQRQYHFINVNKTWTEAQRYCREKYTDLATVDNMNDMKELNKCVTDGGGPLVWIGLQRTSVNKWQWSSGDPALYLNWGSGQPDGTDECAFMRNGQWYNGTCSNSWTFICSSSNNMNTGLVFVNQTMNWRDAQSYCRQNHTDLVSVRNQNENQQIQKFINDSHISNEVWIGLFRDSWQWSDQKNFSFRNWSASEPNNFGGNENCAAINNNILRQWIDEPCERQYPFVCHEDNLILIKENLTWSEALRYCRQNHVDLVSVHSEEMQREVMNVVKGASTAEVWLGLHNYCIMNMWLWLSGKNMYYQNWAPGNGMTPENCSLEKRKGAVQSGGDQRWVSLPETHKLNFICTNDE from the exons ATGGAGCAAACTCTATATTTGGTTCTTCTTCTCATTG CTCTCTGCTCCATATCTGAATGTGTTCAGCGTCAGTATCACTTTATAAACGTGAACAAGACCTGGACTGAAGCTCAGAGATACTGCAGAGAGAAATACACAGATCTGGCCACCGTTGACAACATGAACGACATGAAGGAGCTGAACAAGTGTGTGACTGATGGAGGTGGTCCGTTAGTCTGGATTGGGCTGCAGAGGACGAGTGTTAATAAATGGCAGTGGTCTTCAGGTGATCCTGCGCTCTATCTGAACTGGGGATCTGGACAACCTGATGGCACAGACGAGTGTGCTTTCATGAGAAATGGACAATGGTATAATGGGACATGTAGTAACAGCTGGACTTTCATCTGCAGTTCATCTAACAATA TGAACACAGGACTCGTCTTTGTCAATCAGACGATGAATTGGAGAGACGCTCAGAGTTACTGCAGACAGAATCACACTGATCTGGTCAGTGTGAGGAACCAGAATGAGAATCAACAGATTCAGAAGTTCATCAATGATAGTCACATATCTAATGAAGTCTGGATCGGTCTGTTCAGAGACTCATGGCAGTGGTCAGATCAGAAGAACTTCTCATTCAGAAACTGGAGTGCTAGTGAACCTAATAATTTTGGAGGCAATGAAAACTGTGCTGCAATCAATAATAACATTTTGCGGCAATGGATAGACGAGCCCTGCGAGAGGCAATATCCTTTTGTGTGTCATGAAG ATAATCTGATTCTGATCAAAGAGAACCTGACGTGGTCTGAAGCTCTGAGATACTGCAGACAGAATCATGTGGATCTGGTCTCGGTTCATTCAGAGGAGATGCAGCGTGAGGTGATGAATGTGGTTAAAGGGGCGTCTACTGCGGAGGTGTGGTTGGGTTTACACAACTACTGCATCATGAACATGTGGCTCTGGCTGAGTGGAAAGAACATGTACTATCAGAACTGGGCGCCAGGGAACGGAATGACACCGGAAAACTGCAGCCTCGAGAAGAGAAAAGGAGCAGTTCAGTCTGGAGGAGATCAGCGCTGGGTCAGCCTTCCTGAAACTCACAAACTCAACTTCATCTGCACAAATGATGAGTGA
- the LOC137088006 gene encoding C-type mannose receptor 2-like — protein sequence MEQTLYLVLLLIALCSVSECVQRQYHFINEEKNWTEAQRYCRENYTDLATADNMTDMNELKKSLPDGSVLLVWIGLQRTSVNKWQWSSGDPALDLNWGSGQPDGTDECGFMRNGQWEDGGCSTSRTFICSSSNNMSTGLVFVNQMTNWRVAQSYCRQNHIDLVSVRNQNESQQIQKFINDSHISNAVWIGLFRDSWQWSDQRNSSFRNWKSGEPNNVGGNENCAAINPTVLGQWNDVPCFIQLSFVCHEDNLILIKENLTWPEALRYCRQNHVDLVSVHSDEMQRRLMNVVKGASTAEVWLGLHNYCIMNMWLWLSGENMYYQNWAPGNGTTPENCRLEKRKGAVQSGGDQRWVSLPETHKLNFICTNYE from the exons ATGGAGCAAACTCTATATTTGGTTCTTCTTCTCATTG CTCTCTGCTCCGTATCTGAATGTGTTCAGCGTCAGTATCACTTTATAAACGAGGAGAAGAACTGGACTGAAGCTCAGAGATACTGCAGAGAGAATTACACAGATCTGGCCACCGCTGACAACATGACCGACATGAACGAGCTGAAGAAGAGTTTGCCTGATGGAAGTGTTTTGCTTGTCTGGATTGGGCTGCAGAGGACGAGTGTTAATAAATGGCAGTGGTCTTCAGGTGATCCTGCGCTCGATCTGAACTGGGGATCTGGACAACCTGATGGCACAGACGAGTGTGGTTTCATGAGAAATGGACAATGGGAAGATGGAGGATGTAGTACCAGCCGGACTTTCATCTGCAGTTCATCTAACAACA TGAGCACAGGACTCGTCTTTGTCAATCAGATGACGAATTGGAGAGTCGCTCAGAGTTACTGCAGACAGAATCACATTGATCTGGTCAGTGTGAGGAACCAGAATGAGAGTCAACAGATTCAGAAGTTCATCAATGATAGTCACATATCTAATGCTGTCTGGATTGGTCTGTTTAGAGACTCATGGCAGTGGTCAGATCAGAGGAACTCCTCATTCAGAAACTGGAAGTCTGGTGAACCTAATAATGTTGGAGGTAATGAAAACTGTGCAGCGATTAACCCGACGGTTCTGGGACAATGGAATGATGTCCCTTGCTTCATTCAATTATCTTTTGTGTGTCATGAAG ATAATCTGATTCTGATCAAAGAGAACCTGACGTGGCCTGAAGCTCTGAGATACTGCAGACAGAATCATGTGGATCTGGTCTCGGTTCATTCAGACGAGATGCAGCGTCGTCTGATGAATGTGGTTAAAGGGGCGTCTACTGCGGAGGTGTGGTTGGGTTTACACAACTACTGCATCATGAACATGTGGCTCTGGCTGAGCGGAGAGAACATGTACTATCAGAACTGGGCTCCAGGGAACGGAACGACACCGGAAAACTGCCGCCTCGAGAAGAGAAAAGGAGCAGTTCAGTCTGGAGGAGATCAGCGCTGGGTCAGCCTTCCTGAAACTCACAAACTCAACTTCATCTGCACAAATTATGAGTGA